A single region of the Vicia villosa cultivar HV-30 ecotype Madison, WI linkage group LG4, Vvil1.0, whole genome shotgun sequence genome encodes:
- the LOC131599509 gene encoding uncharacterized protein LOC131599509, translating into MGLSFKINNSFSAAKPKQKKPTTTKSKKSQTTTEVKSKNKSRRRKMWFVYVCEEEEKELGRQQASGSCPYCGGKVEAMDVEMQWRFCFLPMCFKIKRKYFCTSCARRLELKY; encoded by the coding sequence ATGGGTCTTTCTTTCAAAATTAACAATAGTTTTTCTGCAGCTAAACCTAAGCAAAAGAAACCGACAACAACAAAAAGCAAAAAATCTCAGACAACAACCGAAGTGAAATCGAAGAACAAATCTAGGAGGAGAAAAATGTGGTTTGTTTATGTgtgtgaagaagaagagaaggaaTTGGGAAGACAACAAGCTTCAGGTTCTTGTCCTTATTGTGGTGGGAAAGTTGAAGCTATGGATGTTGAGATGCAATGGAGGTTTTGTTTTTTGCCTATGTGTTTTAAGattaagagaaaatatttttgtaCTTCTTGTGCTAGACGTttagaattgaaatattaa
- the LOC131599510 gene encoding uncharacterized protein LOC131599510: MGQSFKIATKSKQQNPTTTKSKISRTTSEVKSKNKSRRRKMWFVYVCEEEEKELGRQQASGSCPYCGGKIEAMDVEMQWRFCFLPMCFKIKRKYFCILCARRLELKY, translated from the coding sequence ATGGGTCAATCTTTCAAAATTGCAACTAAATCTAAGCAACAGAACCCAACCACAACAAAAAGCAAAATATCTCGGACAACGTCAGAGGTGAAATCGAAGAACAAATCTAGGAGGAGAAAAATGTGGTTTGTTTATGTatgtgaagaagaagagaaggagTTGGGAAGACAACAAGCATCAGGTTCTTGTCCTTATTGTGGAGGGAAAATTGAAGCTATGGATGTTGAGATGCAATGGAGGTTTTGCTTTTTGCCTATGTGTTTTAAGattaagagaaaatatttttgtattttgtgtGCTAGACGTTTAGAATTGAAGTATTAA
- the LOC131597713 gene encoding uncharacterized protein LOC131597713, protein MFSNHEYSGYEYIELYVTLPEVQPTQLMESQVIDSLVNEESEDEQDVVVPPNHMHMPPAYMRNLNFDGDEPSSDIFYDPYTQTDAQLKEADKFRSKEEYIMAIKRFHMANNVDFKVDRTNVERYKIKCRNPDCGFRLAASYRKRSDSWVIGSISQDHTCVNTNVSQDHRKISYDIICQEILPLVDKDPSVKVKTIISYIVATYNYTTPYRKAWLAKTKATELVYGNWEYSYKQLPRFLSALQIYAPGTVTILETLPAQSPDGTCLQGNVIFHRLFWTFHPCVQGFAYCKPILQIDGIWLYGKYKGTLLMAVAQDRNSNIFPVAFALVEGETAGG, encoded by the coding sequence ATGTTTTCCAATCATGAGTATTCTGGTTACGAGTACATAGAGTTGTATGTTACTCTACCAGAAGTTCAACCCACACAATTGATGGAGTCACAAGTCATTGATTCACTGGTCAACGAGGAAAGTGAAGACGAACAGGATGTTGTTGTGCCACCAAATCATATGCATATGCCTCCAGCGTACATGAGGAACTTGAACTTCGATGGGGATGAACCATCGTCTGATATTTTCTATGATCCATACACTCAAACAGATGCACAGTTAAAAGAAGCAGACAAATTTCGTTCAAAGGAGGAATATATCATGGCCATAAAAAGATTTCATATGGCAAACAATGTTGATTTTAAAGTTGATCGCACCAATGTTGAGAGGTACAAAATTAAGTGTAGAAACCCTGATTGTGGATTTAGGTTGGCTGCATCatataggaagagaagtgattCATGGGTGATAGGATCTATTTCCCAAGATCACACATGTGTTAACACAAATGTTTCCCAAGATCACCGTAAGATAAGTTATGATATTATATGTCAAGAAATCTTGCCCCTAGTAGACAAAGATCCGTCAGTAAAGGTGAAAACGATAATCTCTTATATTGTTGCAACTTACAATTACACTACACCTTATAGAAAGGCGTGGCTGGCGAAAACCAAAGCGACCGAACTTGTGTATGGAAATTGGGAGTATTCGTACAAACAACTTCCACGTTTCTTATCTGCGCTTCAAATTTATGCTCCTGGAACCGTTACTATTTTAGAGACCCTTCCGGCGCAATCTCCAGACGGAACGTGCCTTCAAGGAAATGTGATATTCCACAGGCTTTTCTGGACTTTCCACCCATGTGTTCAAGGATTTGCGTATtgcaaaccaattcttcaaatagaTGGCATTTGGTTGTACGGAAAATATAAGGGGACCTTGTTGATGGCTGTGGCACAAGACAGAAATAGTAACATTTTTCCTGTTGCGTTCGCTCTTGTGGAAGGAGAAACTGCTGGAGGTTAG
- the LOC131599511 gene encoding uncharacterized protein LOC131599511, producing MGLFFKIATKSKQQNPTTTKSKKSQTTSKVKSKNKSRRRKMWFVYVCEEEEKELGRQQASGSCPYCGGKVEAMDVEMQWRFCFLPMCFKIKRKYFCTSCARRLELKY from the coding sequence ATgggtctttttttcaaaattgcAACTAAATCTAAGCAACAGAACCCAACCACAACAAAAAGCAAAAAATCTCAGACAACATCAAAAGTGAAATCCAAGAACAAATCTAGGAGGAGAAAAATGTGGTTTGTTTATGTGtgcgaagaagaagagaaagaattggGAAGACAACAAGCTTCAGGTTCTTGTCCTTATTGTGGTGGGAAAGTTGAAGCTATGGATGTTGAGATGCAATGGAGGTTTTGTTTTTTGCCTATGTGTTttaaaatcaagagaaaatatttttgtaCTTCTTGTGCTAGACGTTTGGAATTGAAGTACTAA